The Aminipila terrae nucleotide sequence GCTCTCATCTTTTATGGCATAATATTTAGTAATCATCTGTGGCAGGCCCCATACTCCAAAACTGGTCAGCATGATATTGGTCATTAAGAAAGCTTTACTGTTTCCTCCTGTCAAATCCACAAGCTGATGATTTATCGCCGATAGTTTTGGTATAATCTGCGTGATGCCACCCACCTCAGGCCTGTTAACAAGAATTATAATCATGGCTGCAAGCCCTGCTATCATAATAATTCCCTGTACAAGATCATTAAGCGCCGTAGCAACATACCCCCTAAAACCAGATAGATTCCTGTGAGCACGGCTACTAAAAGCATGCAGATTGCAGGATCTGCCCCTTGGTAAATAGCACTGAACATGGTGCCAAGTCCTTTATAGACAGATGCTGAATACGGAATCAGAAAAACAAAGATGATAAGAGCAGAAAATACTTTCATCCCCTTTGAATCATATCTGGCAGCAAAAAACTCCGGCATGGTCCTAGCTCCCAGTTTTCTGGTCATATCTCTGGTTCTCTTTGCCATAACTTTCCACGCCAGCCAACATCCCAAAACAGAATTCCCGATGCCTATCCACATACTTCCCAAACCGATATTCCATCCATGCATGCCAGCATATCCAATAAAAATAACAGCAGAAAAGTAAGTGGTCCCATAAGAAAAAGCGGACAGCCAGGGCCCCATACTCCGGCCACCCAGTAAAAACCCTTCCACGCTGCTTGCCTTTTTAGTGCTTATCATGCCTATAGCAAGCATGATGACAACAAACACTATCAGTGAAATCGTCGTAATTAACTGTGTCATATTAAGTTTTCCTCCTAAACTACAATCCTACGTTCCGGTCTTCCGGATTAAAATAAGTTATAACTCCTACTCTGTGCGATCTTTGCACCCTACTTCCCTTATTCGGCTTACCAGTCCTTATCTGCCATAAACCAGGGTTACATACTGTATTATGTCATATTATGATATTTCGACAATTTTTGCAACAGTTTTTGTATTTTATCACAATGATATATATGGTTTTATATTAAGTTTTGATGTTAAATTGTTTATATATATTGCCCTGCTCTTTATTGGACATTATAATAGTAGTAATACCCAGATATTGGGTTGAACACAGCATAAAATATGGGGCATTAATGGAAAGGAAACATTCACCTGAAAGACTTATTAATTACGACATTTTACGCATACTGGCAGCATACTTAATCGTTATGCTGCATCTTTCTGTACAATATATCAATAAAGCTCCTGCCTCTGTAGAAGAATATCTGCTATGGCAGCAGGGGGTGAAGTTTGGTGCCTTATCCAGAGTTGGTGTTCCAATATTCGTCATGCTTAGCGGTGCCTTTTTATTACGGCCAGAGAAGAATATTTCTCTGGAGACTATATTTAAAAAGTATCTGCCAAAACTGATTGCTATTTTTCTATTCTGGTCATTCTTTTATTCTCTGGCAGAGCAGGGTTTTTTTGAACATATAATAAAATATGGTTTCTCTCACAGCTGGAATGCTATAAACTGGACTAAATTCTGGTATTATTTTGCTCAGGGACATTATCATATGTGGTACCTGTATATGCTTGCAGGTCTTTATCTGATAACCCCACTGATAAAGCATATCACAGCACAGGCCTCTAAATCACAGCTGATTTATTTTGTAGTACTTTGCGTTTTAATTACCTCTGTAACAAAATTAAATGAGGATTTGTGGCATATTTCTATCCTTCATATGATTTTAGATAAATTATCGCTGTCCTTTTTCCTAGGATATATAGGATATTTTGTAGCTGGTTATCTTTTAAGCATCTATACTCCCGGCTGGCGTATTTCAGCTTTTTTATTCATACTGGGAGTATTTTCTTTAAGATTTACCTATCAGGAAACCTGGTCACTGAATCCCATGTTTGGGTTTAATGAACCAAACTTAATCTATTTCAGTAACTATTCACCCACAGTATTTTTTATGAGTTTCGCTGTATTTCTGATAGCAGCAAAACTTGGATTTATAAAGTTGTGGAAACCTCTCCGTCCACTGGCGGACCAGCTTCCCAAATACATGCTGGCAGTATATCTGGTTCATCCTTTTATCATTGATCAATGCCGCCGTGCAGCTATCCTGCTGCCTGCAAAATCTGCTTGGTCACTGCCCCAAAACGCCTTTATAATTTTTATCATCAGCCTGATTGTCAGTATAATTTTAATGCAGATTTACTGGCTTGTTATTCGAATTATTCAACTTGTTTTCCGCACTGCGAGGTGCTAATATATCAATAGCTTAACATGTGATTACAACTTTATCGTGTATCAAAAGGGGGGAATTTTTTTATGAGAGTCGTCTATACTAATTTGACGAAGAAAGTATTTGCATTTTTTTTAGCAATAATTCTAGTTGTTCCTTTAATTTCTGTTCCATCTACCGTGTACGGTGCAACCTTTAAGGACATACGGGGGCATTGGGCCGAATCCTATATTAACAAAGCTGTTTCTGCAGGATTTGTAAAGGGTTATCCTGACGGGACATTTAGGCCTGACAGTCCGGTCACCAGGGCAGAATTTACCAGTATGGTGAACAAGGCTCTTGGTAACACGGGTACCACCAGTGTGGGCTTCTCGGACGTACCATATAATGAATGGTTCTACAATGATGTAGCAAAAGGGATTTCAGCTACATTCGTAGGAGGCTATGATGATAACACCTTCCGTCCAAACAATGCGGTAACCAGAGAAGAAGCTGCTGCTATGATTTCCAGATTTGTGCCTACCTATGGTACTACTGGCAGCGTATCTTCCTTTAACGACAGAAATTCCATTTCCAACTGGGCAACGGATGCGGTTGCCAGAATTAACGGAAAAGGTTACATGGGAGCTTATGATGATGGGAAATATCATCCTCAGGATTCCCTGACAAGAGCTATGACCGCAAAGATTCTTTGCAGTATTCTGGACAAAGAAAACATTGTTTCATCAAGTGCCACAATAAAAAGTAAAGGCACCACCTTATCAGGCCGTATATACTCAAATAACGTTACAATGGATTCAGATCTGGGTGACGGAGAAGCTGAGTTAACAAATTGTGTGGTACTTGGAACTTTATATGTTTATGGTGGAGGTCAGAACACAATTACCGTGACCAATTCCAGAGTTGCAAATGCTTATGTAGAAAAAAGTTCTTCTGCTGTGAGACTTCTTGCAAAAGGCCAGACAACTATTAACAAGACCACTGCGGGAAATACGGCAACGCTTGAAACTTCCAGTTTATCCGGAGGATTATATGGTGTTGGATTTAATGAAGTAGATATAAAAGGTTCTGCTAAAACAACTTTACGAGGCAGTTTCAGCAAAGTGAATGTGACAGGTTCTTCTGCGGATGTGGATATCGAATCTGGCTCTATTAATACTTTTAATGTAACCAGTTCCGGCA carries:
- a CDS encoding acyltransferase — encoded protein: MERKHSPERLINYDILRILAAYLIVMLHLSVQYINKAPASVEEYLLWQQGVKFGALSRVGVPIFVMLSGAFLLRPEKNISLETIFKKYLPKLIAIFLFWSFFYSLAEQGFFEHIIKYGFSHSWNAINWTKFWYYFAQGHYHMWYLYMLAGLYLITPLIKHITAQASKSQLIYFVVLCVLITSVTKLNEDLWHISILHMILDKLSLSFFLGYIGYFVAGYLLSIYTPGWRISAFLFILGVFSLRFTYQETWSLNPMFGFNEPNLIYFSNYSPTVFFMSFAVFLIAAKLGFIKLWKPLRPLADQLPKYMLAVYLVHPFIIDQCRRAAILLPAKSAWSLPQNAFIIFIISLIVSIILMQIYWLVIRIIQLVFRTARC